From Pseudomonas sp. FP2335, the proteins below share one genomic window:
- the rpsI gene encoding 30S ribosomal protein S9, whose product MSATQNYGTGRRKTATARVFLRPGTGNISINNRSLDNFFGRETARMVVRQPLELTETVEKFDIYVTVIGGGVSGQAGAIRHGITRALMQYDETLRGALRKAGFVTRDAREVERKKVGLRKARKRPQYSKR is encoded by the coding sequence ATGTCGGCGACTCAAAATTACGGCACTGGCCGTCGCAAAACCGCAACCGCACGCGTTTTCCTGCGTCCGGGCACTGGTAACATCTCGATCAACAACCGCTCCCTGGACAACTTCTTCGGCCGCGAAACTGCCCGCATGGTAGTTCGTCAGCCGCTGGAACTGACCGAGACCGTTGAAAAGTTCGACATCTACGTCACCGTTATCGGTGGCGGTGTAAGTGGTCAAGCTGGCGCAATCCGCCACGGTATCACTCGCGCTCTGATGCAGTACGACGAAACCTTGCGTGGCGCTCTGCGCAAAGCTGGCTTCGTGACTCGCGATGCTCGTGAAGTTGAACGTAAGAAAGTCGGTCTGCGTAAAGCGCGTAAGCGTCCGCAGTACTCGAAGCGTTAA
- a CDS encoding phospholipase, producing MSGLELAAPVKNPPVLRFEGGEHTAIGDDTLLRFAKDAAAIPARQVQLHLPNGLALTYGQMIALGGDFYGIPGQPISDGASPAERVQRFTAAFNSLAVLPASREEAGKILAVMQKEINAVNQAIRDGKQAHEAYDALGDTLSEEWNRITGGGSVVSALVPLGRYLKLAADNADHFGEWALSAYLAGHTAALQQAVVAHQTGTDQALELAYAMNSFADHFLTDLFSAGHLRVPRKQLAAVVTPGELGSLISRFMHDEDSKFGLKVRNALGDQWHAYGDKRYFDAIDADNRTQVKRAVQASADEVFETFISGVAPSPANFKAPLYVPDLNAVQNPANNFSPLFKMEGNKVLRRKDVNDLNDKHWTDDWWGWSTYLLLKDYKPNQPAS from the coding sequence ATGTCAGGTCTTGAACTCGCAGCACCCGTAAAAAACCCTCCTGTCCTGCGCTTCGAAGGCGGCGAACACACTGCCATCGGCGACGATACCCTGTTGCGTTTCGCCAAGGACGCTGCGGCCATCCCAGCCCGACAAGTGCAGTTGCACCTGCCCAACGGGCTGGCACTGACCTACGGCCAGATGATTGCGTTGGGCGGTGATTTCTATGGCATCCCGGGCCAGCCCATCAGCGATGGCGCCTCCCCTGCCGAACGCGTGCAACGCTTCACGGCCGCGTTCAACTCGCTGGCGGTGTTGCCGGCCTCGCGAGAGGAAGCAGGCAAGATCCTCGCGGTGATGCAAAAGGAGATCAATGCGGTCAACCAGGCGATCAGGGACGGCAAGCAAGCCCATGAAGCCTACGACGCACTCGGTGATACGTTGTCCGAAGAGTGGAACCGCATCACCGGCGGCGGCAGCGTGGTTTCGGCCCTGGTGCCATTGGGGCGTTATTTGAAGTTGGCGGCCGACAATGCCGACCACTTCGGCGAGTGGGCGTTGTCGGCGTATCTGGCAGGGCACACGGCGGCCTTGCAGCAGGCGGTGGTGGCGCATCAGACCGGCACCGACCAGGCACTGGAACTGGCCTACGCCATGAACAGTTTTGCCGATCACTTTTTGACCGACCTGTTTTCCGCCGGGCACTTGCGCGTTCCACGCAAACAGCTGGCCGCCGTGGTCACGCCGGGTGAGCTGGGTTCGCTGATCAGCCGCTTTATGCACGACGAAGACAGCAAGTTCGGGCTCAAGGTGCGCAATGCGCTGGGGGATCAATGGCACGCGTATGGGGACAAACGCTACTTCGACGCCATCGATGCGGACAATCGGACGCAAGTCAAACGTGCGGTGCAGGCCTCAGCCGATGAAGTCTTCGAAACGTTTATCAGCGGCGTGGCGCCCTCCCCGGCCAATTTCAAGGCGCCGTTGTATGTGCCCGACTTGAACGCCGTACAGAACCCGGCGAACAACTTTTCGCCACTGTTCAAGATGGAGGGTAACAAGGTGCTGCGCCGCAAGGACGTGAATGACCTGAACGACAAGCACTGGACGGATGATTGGTGGGGGTGGAGTACGTATCTGTTGCTCAAGGACTACAAGCCCAACCAACCGGCCAGTTAA
- a CDS encoding ClpXP protease specificity-enhancing factor, translating into MNSSRPYLVRALYEWIVDNDCTPHMLVNSEFPAVQVPQGFASDGQIVLNVSPSAVRHLHMDNEAVSFEGRFGGVPHTLFVPIGAILGIYARENGQGMVFDLESPFEDDESIDSEDGDDLPPDTEPPRPSGRPSLKVVK; encoded by the coding sequence ATGAACTCCAGTCGACCCTACTTGGTCCGCGCGCTCTATGAGTGGATTGTGGACAACGATTGCACCCCGCACATGCTGGTCAATTCCGAATTTCCTGCGGTTCAGGTTCCGCAGGGTTTTGCCAGTGACGGACAGATTGTGTTGAACGTATCGCCCAGTGCCGTGCGCCACCTGCACATGGACAACGAGGCGGTGAGCTTCGAAGGGCGTTTCGGCGGTGTGCCGCATACGCTGTTCGTGCCGATTGGCGCCATCCTCGGCATCTATGCCCGGGAAAATGGCCAAGGCATGGTGTTTGATCTGGAGTCGCCTTTCGAGGATGACGAATCGATCGACAGCGAAGACGGCGATGATCTGCCACCGGATACCGAGCCACCGCGCCCAAGCGGCCGGCCGAGTTTGAAAGTGGTGAAGTAA
- a CDS encoding cytochrome c1, with amino-acid sequence MKKLFVALMLAALPLLSFAAEHGGPELEKVDIDVSDKAAMQDGLRTFTNYCMGCHSAKFQRYERVADDLGIPHDVMLSHAVFSGAKIGDHMSIGMQPADAKTWFGAAPPDLTLVARVRGTDWLYGYLKSFYEDPSRPYGVNNKVFPNVGMPNVLVGLQGRQVVGCKQVQVVENGKKQYDPLTGTPLTHEACDQLTIVPKTGALNEEQFDEKVKNLVTFLAYSANPVKLQHQRIGTYVLLYLAFFFVFAYLLKREYWKDVH; translated from the coding sequence ATGAAAAAATTATTCGTTGCATTGATGCTTGCGGCCCTGCCGCTGCTGTCCTTCGCTGCCGAGCACGGTGGCCCTGAGCTGGAAAAGGTCGACATCGACGTGTCCGACAAGGCCGCCATGCAGGATGGTCTGCGCACCTTTACCAACTACTGCATGGGCTGCCACAGCGCCAAGTTCCAGCGTTACGAGCGTGTCGCCGATGACTTGGGTATCCCCCATGACGTGATGCTCAGTCACGCGGTGTTCAGCGGCGCCAAGATCGGCGACCACATGAGCATCGGCATGCAGCCGGCTGACGCCAAGACCTGGTTCGGTGCGGCACCGCCCGACCTGACCCTGGTCGCCCGTGTACGTGGCACCGATTGGCTCTACGGCTACCTCAAGTCGTTCTATGAAGACCCGTCGCGCCCATACGGCGTGAACAACAAAGTCTTCCCGAACGTCGGCATGCCGAACGTTCTGGTCGGCCTGCAGGGTCGCCAAGTGGTAGGATGCAAGCAGGTTCAGGTCGTTGAAAACGGTAAGAAGCAATATGACCCGTTGACTGGCACGCCTTTGACTCACGAAGCGTGCGATCAACTGACCATCGTGCCCAAGACCGGAGCGCTGAATGAAGAGCAGTTCGACGAGAAAGTAAAAAACCTCGTGACCTTCCTGGCCTACTCGGCCAACCCGGTCAAACTGCAGCACCAGCGCATCGGTACGTATGTGTTGCTGTACCTGGCCTTCTTCTTCGTATTCGCCTATCTGCTCAAACGCGAATACTGGAAGGATGTGCATTGA
- a CDS encoding cytochrome bc complex cytochrome b subunit has translation MSKFMDWVDARFPATKMWEDHLSKYYAPKNFNFFYFFGSLALLVLVNQIVTGVWLTMSYTPSAEEAFASVEYIMRDVEYGSILRLLHSTGASAFFIVVYLHMFRGLLYGSYQKPRELVWVFGMLIYLALMAEAFMGYLLPWGQMSYWGAQVIISLFGAIPVIGNDLTQWIRGDYLISGITLNRFFALHVVALPIVILGLVVLHILALHEVGSNNPDGVDIKKHKDENGIPLDGIPFHPYYTVKDIVGVVVFLFVFCSIVFFFPEMGGYFLEKPNFEQANAFKTPEHIAPVWYFTPFYAILRAIPDKLMGVIAMGAAIAVLFVLPWLDRSPVKSMRYKGWLSKIWLWVFCIAFVILGVLGVLAPTPERTLLSQVCTFLYFAYFILMPFYTRLEKTKPVPERVTG, from the coding sequence ATGAGCAAGTTCATGGATTGGGTGGATGCGCGCTTCCCCGCCACTAAAATGTGGGAAGACCATCTCAGCAAATATTACGCACCAAAGAACTTCAACTTCTTCTACTTCTTCGGTTCCCTGGCGCTGCTGGTGTTGGTCAACCAGATCGTCACCGGGGTCTGGCTGACGATGAGCTACACGCCGTCGGCTGAAGAAGCGTTCGCCTCCGTCGAATACATCATGCGTGACGTCGAGTACGGCTCGATCCTGCGCCTGCTGCACTCCACTGGCGCGTCGGCGTTCTTTATCGTCGTCTACCTGCACATGTTCCGCGGCTTGCTCTACGGCTCGTACCAGAAGCCTCGCGAACTGGTATGGGTGTTCGGCATGCTGATCTACCTGGCGCTGATGGCGGAAGCCTTCATGGGCTACCTGCTGCCTTGGGGCCAGATGTCGTACTGGGGCGCCCAGGTGATCATCTCGTTGTTTGGTGCGATCCCGGTGATCGGCAACGACCTGACCCAGTGGATCCGTGGTGACTACCTGATCTCGGGGATCACCCTGAACCGCTTCTTCGCCTTGCACGTGGTGGCCTTGCCGATCGTGATCCTGGGCCTGGTGGTGTTGCACATCCTGGCACTGCACGAAGTGGGTTCGAACAACCCGGACGGTGTGGACATCAAGAAGCACAAGGACGAGAACGGCATCCCGCTGGATGGCATTCCGTTCCACCCTTACTACACCGTGAAAGACATTGTCGGCGTAGTGGTGTTCTTGTTCGTGTTCTGCTCGATCGTGTTCTTCTTCCCGGAGATGGGCGGCTATTTCCTCGAGAAGCCTAACTTCGAACAGGCCAACGCCTTCAAGACCCCTGAGCACATTGCCCCGGTCTGGTACTTCACGCCGTTCTACGCAATTTTGCGTGCGATCCCCGACAAACTCATGGGCGTGATCGCCATGGGAGCGGCCATCGCGGTGCTGTTCGTATTGCCTTGGCTCGACCGCAGCCCGGTCAAGTCCATGCGCTACAAGGGTTGGCTGAGCAAAATCTGGCTGTGGGTGTTCTGCATTGCCTTCGTGATCCTGGGTGTCCTCGGCGTGTTGGCGCCAACCCCTGAGCGTACGTTGCTGTCGCAGGTCTGCACCTTCCTGTATTTCGCCTACTTCATTCTGATGCCGTTCTATACCCGGCTAGAGAAGACCAAACCGGTTCCGGAAAGGGTGACTGGCTGA
- a CDS encoding glutathione S-transferase N-terminal domain-containing protein: protein MGVTNRLACYSDPADHYSHRVRIVLAEKGVSAEIISVEAGRHPPKLIEVNPYGSLPTLVDRDLALWESTVVMEYLDERYPHPPLLPVYPVARANSRLLIHRIQRDWCGLVDVILDSRTKEAVRTQARKELRESLTGVSPLFADKPFFLSEEQSLVDCCLLPILWRLPILGIELPRPAKPLLDYMERQFAREAFQASLSGVERDMR, encoded by the coding sequence ATGGGCGTGACCAATCGGTTGGCCTGTTACTCCGACCCCGCCGACCACTATTCCCACCGAGTGCGTATCGTGCTCGCCGAGAAGGGTGTCAGCGCCGAGATCATCAGTGTGGAGGCGGGCCGTCATCCGCCGAAACTGATCGAAGTGAACCCGTACGGCAGCTTGCCCACCCTGGTCGATCGTGACCTGGCGTTGTGGGAGTCGACCGTAGTGATGGAATACCTGGATGAGCGTTACCCGCATCCGCCTTTACTGCCGGTGTACCCGGTGGCACGTGCCAACAGCCGCCTGCTGATCCATCGGATCCAGCGTGACTGGTGCGGGCTGGTGGACGTGATTCTGGATTCGCGCACAAAAGAAGCTGTTCGCACGCAAGCGCGTAAGGAATTGCGCGAAAGCCTGACCGGCGTTTCGCCGTTGTTCGCCGATAAACCTTTTTTCCTCAGTGAGGAACAAAGTTTGGTCGATTGCTGCCTATTACCGATACTCTGGCGTTTGCCGATTCTTGGTATTGAACTGCCGCGGCCGGCCAAGCCGCTGCTTGATTATATGGAGCGCCAGTTTGCGCGTGAGGCTTTCCAGGCGAGTCTGTCTGGTGTCGAACGCGATATGCGCTAA
- a CDS encoding FadR/GntR family transcriptional regulator gives MENANTAPRLPRKRRSLAQELVTVLSEQIRDGELKRGDKLPTESAIMEAHGVSRTVVREAISRLQAAGQVETRHGIGTFVLDTPSPSGFRIDPATVVTLRDVLAILELRISLEVESAGLAALRRTDAQLATMRAALDALNESAAHAGDAVASDFAFHLEIALSTGNRYFTDIMTHLGTSIIPRTRLNSARLAHDDQQHYMGRLSREHEEIYEAIARKDSDAARAAMRLHLTNSRERLRHAHEEAEAQRG, from the coding sequence ATGGAAAACGCCAACACCGCCCCGCGTCTCCCCCGCAAGCGCCGCAGCCTTGCCCAGGAATTGGTCACGGTGTTGTCCGAGCAGATCCGCGACGGCGAACTCAAGCGTGGCGACAAGCTGCCCACCGAGTCGGCGATCATGGAAGCCCATGGCGTCAGTCGCACCGTGGTACGTGAAGCGATCTCGCGCTTGCAGGCCGCCGGACAAGTCGAAACCCGCCACGGGATCGGCACCTTTGTGCTGGATACCCCAAGCCCTAGCGGTTTCCGTATCGACCCGGCCACCGTCGTGACCCTGCGTGATGTGCTGGCGATCCTCGAGCTGCGGATCAGCCTGGAAGTCGAGTCTGCCGGCCTGGCCGCCCTGCGCCGCACCGACGCGCAACTGGCGACCATGCGCGCAGCCCTCGATGCCCTGAATGAAAGCGCGGCCCACGCCGGCGACGCGGTGGCCTCCGACTTCGCTTTCCACCTGGAAATTGCCCTGTCCACCGGCAACCGCTACTTCACCGACATCATGACCCATCTGGGCACCAGCATTATTCCGCGCACGCGGCTGAATTCGGCACGCCTGGCCCATGATGACCAGCAGCACTACATGGGGCGCCTGAGTCGTGAGCACGAAGAGATCTACGAGGCGATTGCCCGTAAGGATTCGGATGCGGCACGTGCGGCGATGCGCTTGCACCTGACCAACAGCCGTGAGCGACTGCGCCATGCCCACGAAGAGGCAGAAGCGCAGCGCGGTTAA
- the rplM gene encoding 50S ribosomal protein L13, whose protein sequence is MSTYTAKPETVQRDWFVVDAAGQTLGRLATEVASRLRGKHKPEYTPHVDTGDYIVIINAEQVRVTGNKAQDKMYYRHSGFPGGIKSSNFEGLISKKPEAPIEIAVKGMLPKGPLGRDMFRKLKVYAGAVHPHAAQQPQELKF, encoded by the coding sequence ATGTCTACTTATACTGCAAAACCGGAAACAGTTCAGCGCGACTGGTTTGTCGTCGACGCCGCTGGTCAGACTCTGGGTCGTCTGGCCACTGAAGTCGCTAGCCGTCTGCGTGGCAAGCACAAGCCTGAATACACCCCTCACGTTGATACCGGTGACTACATCGTGATCATCAACGCTGAGCAGGTACGTGTTACCGGCAACAAAGCTCAAGACAAAATGTACTACCGTCACTCCGGTTTCCCAGGTGGCATCAAGTCTTCGAACTTCGAAGGCCTGATCTCCAAGAAGCCTGAAGCCCCGATCGAAATCGCGGTCAAAGGTATGCTGCCTAAGGGCCCACTGGGTCGCGATATGTTTCGCAAGCTGAAAGTCTATGCGGGCGCTGTACACCCTCATGCTGCTCAGCAGCCCCAAGAACTGAAGTTTTAA
- the petA gene encoding ubiquinol-cytochrome c reductase iron-sulfur subunit, translating to MSNDGVNAGRRRFLVAATSVVGAAGAVGAAVPFVGSWFPSAKAKAAGAPVKVNISKIEPGQQMIAEWRGQPVFIVRRTEEILGNLKKIEGQLSDPKSEKSDQPAYAKNEARSIKPEILLLVGLCTHLGCSPTFRPEVAPVDLGKDWVGGYFCPCHGSHYDLAGRVYKSQPAPLNLPVPPHTYETDDLIVIGLDKENA from the coding sequence ATGAGCAATGACGGCGTGAATGCAGGCCGGCGTCGCTTCTTGGTAGCAGCCACATCCGTGGTGGGTGCTGCAGGAGCGGTGGGGGCTGCGGTCCCGTTCGTGGGGTCATGGTTTCCCAGTGCCAAGGCGAAAGCCGCAGGTGCACCGGTGAAGGTGAATATCAGCAAGATCGAACCAGGTCAGCAGATGATTGCTGAGTGGCGCGGCCAGCCGGTCTTCATTGTTCGTCGTACTGAGGAAATCCTGGGCAATCTCAAGAAGATCGAAGGCCAGTTGTCTGACCCGAAATCCGAGAAGTCCGACCAACCCGCCTACGCCAAAAACGAAGCGCGTTCGATCAAGCCAGAGATTCTGCTGTTGGTCGGTCTTTGTACTCACCTTGGATGCTCGCCGACGTTCCGCCCGGAAGTCGCCCCGGTCGACCTGGGCAAAGACTGGGTTGGCGGTTATTTCTGCCCCTGCCACGGCTCGCACTACGACCTCGCCGGTCGCGTCTACAAGTCTCAGCCCGCGCCTTTGAACCTGCCCGTGCCTCCGCATACTTACGAAACTGACGACCTCATTGTCATTGGCCTCGATAAGGAGAACGCGTGA